A genomic window from Candidatus Bathyarchaeota archaeon includes:
- a CDS encoding polysaccharide pyruvyl transferase family protein, whose translation MKRILLIGGYGYQDLGDEAQLTAVIENLQHFIPDAHLTILTDNLENTKKHQKDDLNIDFSLKYCMNSFSFIRQKNKTSSNENKKKSSDATSIFSNYLCSIILALKFLILILNAQLLKKNKRTFFLNYTLLKFLKTLKKSDMLFCVGGGTLTSVWRSELYHKSIIIILCRIFEKPIILSGQTIGPFYGFFDRILARYSINQVNLITLRERFSTIILKNLGVTKPIIRITADDSITLASESYQRFEYIIKREGIDLNHPLIGINVIGLRYLQKNQTKIEKVKIVLAKVADKLIDEHDARVLFVPIQYGVDGDGSPAIDVLQLMCNKNKAFVLSKMYDAKQIKCIIDHLDFVIGFRYHFNVFALTSGVPAIGIYIDDYYKIKINGIFDLFGQLNYSINVENVNYDLLMTLINDVQLKKSNIYFSAIDKTKILKQRSLTSIRFAKKLFNKN comes from the coding sequence ATGAAAAGAATATTATTAATTGGAGGGTATGGTTACCAAGATTTGGGTGATGAGGCCCAACTTACAGCGGTTATTGAAAATTTACAACATTTTATCCCTGATGCACATTTAACTATACTTACAGATAATCTTGAAAACACTAAAAAACATCAAAAGGATGATTTGAATATTGATTTTTCTTTGAAATATTGTATGAATTCTTTTTCTTTCATTCGCCAAAAAAATAAAACATCCTCAAATGAAAATAAAAAAAAGTCATCTGATGCAACATCTATTTTTTCTAATTATTTATGTAGTATTATTCTTGCATTAAAATTTTTGATATTGATATTAAATGCACAGCTTCTAAAAAAAAATAAAAGAACTTTTTTTCTAAATTATACTTTACTAAAATTTTTAAAAACATTAAAAAAATCTGATATGCTTTTCTGTGTTGGTGGGGGGACACTAACAAGTGTTTGGCGTTCTGAGTTGTATCACAAATCTATTATTATTATTTTATGCCGTATTTTTGAGAAGCCAATAATTTTATCTGGTCAAACAATAGGTCCTTTTTATGGGTTTTTTGACAGAATTCTTGCGCGCTATTCTATCAATCAGGTTAATTTAATTACTTTGCGAGAACGTTTTTCTACAATCATTTTGAAGAACCTAGGTGTAACTAAACCAATAATTCGGATAACAGCAGATGATAGTATTACATTAGCTTCTGAAAGTTATCAACGTTTTGAATACATTATTAAAAGGGAAGGCATTGACCTAAATCATCCTTTGATTGGCATTAACGTTATTGGTCTTAGGTATCTTCAAAAAAATCAAACAAAAATTGAAAAAGTAAAGATTGTTCTTGCAAAAGTTGCTGATAAATTAATTGATGAGCATGATGCCAGGGTTTTGTTTGTGCCTATCCAATATGGAGTAGATGGTGACGGGTCGCCAGCTATTGATGTTTTACAATTGATGTGCAACAAAAACAAAGCTTTTGTTCTTTCAAAGATGTATGATGCAAAACAGATTAAGTGTATTATTGATCACTTGGATTTTGTAATTGGGTTTAGATATCATTTCAACGTATTTGCACTGACCTCTGGCGTTCCGGCTATCGGCATTTATATTGATGATTATTATAAAATTAAGATAAATGGAATTTTTGATTTATTTGGACAATTAAATTATTCTATTAATGTTGAAAATGTAAATTATGATTTATTAATGACTTTAATAAACGATGTTCAATTAAAAAAATCAAATATTTATTTTTCTGCTATTGATAAAACTAAGATTTTGAAACAAAGAAGTTTAACCTCAATCAGATTTGCAAAAAAATTATTCAATAAAAACTGA
- a CDS encoding glycosyltransferase family 4 protein, translating into MHVLMISPSFYPIEGGTETMVQNISTAIKDLGVEVDIMTFNMDQKWHPRWSGAVENRNNLKIFKIPGFNWLPFINHSPRITSKLNVIPGRFTHMLKEYDVLHFHEAEFSFPFFSFFVKKRKILHLHAIDFDYFNRYHFSRLLLKNTVDMYLSLTNKMKEELIALGVAEQKINVLPNAIDTKIFQSGGKKNENTLLYVGRIVPEKGLHVLLRSLKYVNHSVTLTIIGPSGWDLNYCQNIFRLIEIENQRGKHVIQYIGGFAPNHPELIAQYQQASIFILPSFREAFGVVLLEAMACETPVIATQTGGVPEIVRNGENGILVSVNNYIELARAIDYLLDNEDIRLKLGKQACAMVKESYSIDVVANRLYDIYQKIICA; encoded by the coding sequence ATGCATGTATTAATGATATCTCCTAGTTTTTATCCTATTGAAGGCGGTACTGAAACTATGGTACAGAATATTTCGACTGCGATAAAGGATTTAGGGGTTGAAGTCGACATTATGACTTTCAATATGGATCAAAAATGGCATCCTAGATGGAGCGGTGCCGTAGAAAATAGGAATAATTTAAAAATTTTTAAAATTCCAGGATTTAATTGGTTGCCTTTTATTAATCACTCCCCTAGAATAACATCAAAATTAAATGTTATTCCTGGGAGATTTACACATATGCTGAAAGAATATGATGTGTTACATTTTCATGAAGCAGAATTTAGTTTTCCCTTCTTTTCCTTTTTTGTAAAAAAACGTAAAATATTACATTTACATGCAATTGATTTTGATTATTTTAATAGATATCATTTCAGTCGCTTGTTGCTAAAAAATACGGTGGATATGTATCTTTCATTAACTAATAAGATGAAAGAAGAATTGATTGCACTTGGTGTTGCTGAACAAAAAATTAATGTACTGCCCAATGCTATTGACACAAAGATATTTCAATCAGGGGGAAAAAAAAATGAGAATACACTATTATACGTTGGAAGAATTGTGCCTGAAAAAGGTTTACATGTTTTGTTACGGTCCTTAAAGTATGTTAATCACTCTGTTACGTTAACAATAATCGGTCCTTCAGGTTGGGATTTAAATTACTGTCAAAATATTTTTCGGCTAATAGAAATTGAAAACCAACGTGGAAAGCATGTGATACAATATATTGGTGGTTTTGCTCCAAATCATCCTGAATTGATTGCGCAATATCAACAAGCGTCAATTTTTATTTTGCCCTCTTTTCGTGAAGCATTTGGTGTAGTACTTTTGGAAGCAATGGCTTGTGAAACTCCCGTAATAGCAACTCAAACTGGTGGGGTTCCTGAAATCGTTAGAAATGGGGAAAATGGAATTTTAGTTTCAGTAAATAACTATATAGAACTTGCTAGAGCAATAGATTACTTGTTAGATAACGAAGACATCCGTTTGAAATTAGGAAAACAAGCTTGTGCCATGGTAAAAGAGAGCTATTCAATTGATGTAGTTGCCAATCGGCTTTATGACATTTACCAGAAAATTATATGTGCTTAG
- a CDS encoding glycosyltransferase: protein MDEMSNYTNSSEFPFVSVVICTYNRKNMLKTCLSSVYMQNYPKNRFEIIVVDGGSTDGTRELCKEFPKLRFVVEHKFGLAHARNKGAKLSKGSIISYTDDDCVVDESWLMNLIRGFQYSKSVMGVGGPVYPLRPDRIPDKIHVKDALGLFYRGTEAVLTDGLITSNVAFKKEIFKKIIFDESLGITRKSKLILAGEDTFFCKKIIESGYSLMYIPDSKVFHNIPCDRIRISYILKRGIHSGVTKTRIFLKQKQSRMWAIRYSLVQLMQTLLKIPVDRSFTSCYLLVYSISTFFVSISGLDKIL from the coding sequence GTGGATGAAATGAGCAATTACACTAATTCATCAGAGTTCCCATTTGTTTCTGTGGTAATTTGTACATACAACAGGAAAAATATGTTGAAAACTTGTCTGTCCTCAGTTTATATGCAAAATTATCCGAAAAACAGATTTGAAATTATTGTAGTTGACGGTGGTTCAACTGATGGAACAAGAGAACTTTGTAAAGAATTTCCAAAATTGCGTTTTGTTGTTGAACATAAGTTTGGGCTAGCTCATGCTAGAAATAAAGGAGCTAAACTGTCGAAAGGTTCTATTATATCATACACTGATGATGATTGTGTTGTTGATGAGTCATGGCTTATGAATTTAATACGTGGTTTCCAATATTCAAAAAGTGTTATGGGTGTCGGCGGTCCAGTTTATCCATTAAGACCTGATCGTATTCCTGATAAAATTCATGTAAAAGATGCACTTGGTCTGTTTTATAGGGGAACTGAAGCTGTATTAACAGATGGCTTGATCACATCAAATGTAGCGTTTAAAAAGGAAATCTTTAAAAAAATTATTTTTGACGAAAGTCTCGGAATAACTAGAAAAAGTAAACTAATTTTGGCTGGGGAGGATACTTTTTTTTGTAAAAAAATTATTGAATCTGGGTATTCTCTGATGTATATCCCAGATTCAAAAGTTTTTCATAACATTCCATGTGATCGAATTAGAATCTCGTATATCCTAAAACGTGGGATTCATAGTGGTGTAACAAAAACCAGAATTTTTTTAAAACAAAAACAATCCCGAATGTGGGCAATTCGATATTCCTTAGTTCAGTTAATGCAAACTTTGTTAAAAATTCCTGTTGACCGATCATTTACTTCTTGTTACTTATTAGTGTACAGCATCTCTACTTTTTTTGTAAGCATTAGTGGTCTTGATAAAATTCTGTAA